One window of the Oceanicaulis sp. genome contains the following:
- a CDS encoding EAL domain-containing protein, giving the protein MRSLVMKFTLLCGVLLVLATAMLMVIEFQLKRAENTEAGLTHAELITELFAANSAPLFATGDTRMLDRRIVDFVGRDDVASVYAADVNRRVLAASGETAHHPGERAADHLIQSAIGAVDTRIETIGTMIRVAEPAFHEGRLVGAVVVTVPISAVARPAGEILRRQILIALAALVIFLPLVAFSVGKALGPIRKLTEAARLASSRKLDLRIEVNTGDELEMLANAFNRMFARLDASMKRVHRLAYVDMITELPNRERFRKEVERVAREAADSGHEGAILFLDLDRFKRVNDSLGIGEGDRLLEAVGRRLREAARGWDLANGDLGAGPSMVARLGGDEFTLLMPRLRDPADAARLARRIIDAVRRPFEVSGHQVFLGVSTGVAVFPRDGSDPETLLRHADLAMAAAKRSGGNAVEFFESSMNQSAFERLVLENELREAVRDDQLVVFYQPKVRMTDGGLAGAEALVRWRHPTAGLLSPGAFIQAAEECGLIGEIGDWVLRRACREIKALADRGHATPVAVNVSAMQFESEDFAQTVLDALHESGLPPEMLELELTESTAMRDPERVIQQIDPLRKIGVTFAIDDFGTGHSSLSYLTRMPFDVFKIDQSFVRDMSKDEHARIVVETILAMARSLKLKTVAEGVETTEQYKALRDLGATLAQGYLFGRPMPMDELERFAEPGAAAVAG; this is encoded by the coding sequence ATGCGCTCGCTCGTGATGAAGTTCACCTTGCTGTGCGGGGTGCTTCTGGTCCTCGCGACAGCCATGCTCATGGTGATCGAGTTCCAGCTCAAGCGGGCGGAGAACACCGAGGCGGGCCTCACCCACGCCGAGCTGATCACCGAGCTGTTCGCGGCGAACTCCGCGCCGCTTTTTGCGACTGGCGACACGCGGATGCTCGACCGGCGAATCGTCGACTTCGTCGGCCGCGACGACGTGGCTTCTGTCTACGCTGCAGACGTCAATCGCCGCGTCCTCGCCGCTTCGGGCGAGACCGCGCACCATCCCGGAGAGCGCGCCGCAGACCATCTGATCCAGTCCGCCATCGGTGCGGTGGATACGCGCATCGAAACGATCGGAACAATGATCCGCGTCGCCGAACCCGCCTTCCATGAAGGCCGGCTGGTGGGCGCGGTCGTGGTCACCGTGCCGATCTCTGCGGTCGCCCGGCCGGCCGGAGAAATCCTGCGCCGCCAGATCCTGATCGCGCTCGCCGCGCTGGTGATCTTCCTGCCGCTCGTCGCCTTTTCGGTGGGCAAGGCTCTGGGGCCGATCCGCAAGCTGACCGAGGCGGCGCGCCTGGCCAGCTCGCGCAAGCTCGACCTCAGGATCGAGGTGAACACCGGCGACGAGCTGGAAATGCTCGCCAACGCCTTCAACCGCATGTTCGCCCGGCTCGACGCCAGCATGAAGCGCGTTCACCGGCTGGCCTATGTGGACATGATCACCGAGCTGCCCAATCGCGAGCGATTCCGCAAGGAAGTCGAGCGCGTGGCGCGCGAAGCCGCCGACTCCGGCCATGAAGGCGCGATCCTGTTTCTCGATCTGGACCGGTTCAAGCGGGTCAACGACTCGCTCGGCATCGGCGAGGGCGACCGTCTGCTCGAAGCCGTCGGACGCCGCCTGCGCGAAGCGGCGCGCGGCTGGGATCTCGCCAACGGCGATCTGGGCGCCGGCCCGTCCATGGTCGCCCGCCTGGGCGGGGACGAATTCACGCTTCTGATGCCGCGCCTGCGCGATCCCGCCGACGCCGCGCGCCTGGCCCGCCGGATCATCGACGCCGTGCGCCGGCCGTTCGAGGTCAGCGGGCACCAGGTGTTCCTGGGCGTGTCCACCGGCGTCGCGGTGTTCCCGCGCGACGGCTCGGACCCCGAAACGCTGCTGCGCCATGCCGACCTCGCCATGGCCGCGGCCAAGCGCTCGGGCGGCAATGCCGTGGAGTTCTTTGAATCCTCGATGAACCAGAGCGCGTTCGAGCGTCTGGTGCTGGAAAACGAGCTGCGCGAGGCGGTGCGCGACGATCAGCTGGTGGTGTTCTATCAGCCCAAGGTCCGCATGACCGACGGCGGGCTGGCCGGCGCCGAGGCGCTGGTGCGCTGGCGCCATCCCACCGCGGGCCTTCTGTCTCCGGGCGCCTTCATCCAGGCGGCCGAGGAATGCGGCCTGATCGGTGAGATCGGCGACTGGGTGCTGCGCCGCGCCTGCCGCGAGATCAAGGCCCTGGCCGATCGCGGCCACGCAACGCCTGTGGCGGTCAACGTCTCCGCCATGCAGTTTGAATCCGAGGATTTCGCCCAGACCGTGCTCGACGCCCTGCACGAATCCGGCCTGCCGCCTGAGATGCTGGAGCTCGAACTCACCGAGTCCACCGCCATGCGCGATCCCGAGCGCGTGATCCAGCAGATCGATCCGCTGCGGAAGATCGGCGTGACCTTCGCCATCGACGATTTCGGCACGGGGCATTCCTCGCTGAGCTATCTCACGCGGATGCCGTTCGACGTGTTCAAGATCGACCAGAGCTTCGTGCGCGACATGAGCAAGGACGAGCACGCCCGCATCGTGGTCGAGACGATCCTGGCCATGGCCCGCTCGCTGAAACTCAAGACAGTGGCCGAGGGTGTAGAGACCACCGAGCAGTACAAGGCGCTGCGCGATCTCGGCGCGACGCTGGCCCAGGGCTATCTGTTCGGCCGGCCCATGCCGATGGACGAGCTCGAGCGCTTCGCCGAACCCGGCGCGGCGGCCGTCGCCGGCTAG
- a CDS encoding adenosine kinase, with protein sequence MTELRYDVLGVGNAIVDVLASVPDAFIDKHGLAKDAMLLIDEDRAKALYEAFPPGQEISGGSAANTLAGIASLGGRGAYIGKVADDQLGEVFAHDLRAAGVHYDTAPLKDGPATARCLIAVPPDARRAMNTFLGASTMMSETDIDESLIKDAGIVFLEGYLFDRPEAKAAFVKASEFAKKHGRRVALTLSDVFCVERHRDSFRDLVKNHIDILLANEAELKSLYETEDFDSALTQVRSEVEIAAVTRSEKGAVIVSGQETAEVPAEPVEKVVDTTGAGDLFAAGLLIGLARGTSLAVAGRLGVIAAGEIISHMGARPNVRLHELVNRAGLELPPAS encoded by the coding sequence ATGACCGAACTCCGCTACGACGTCCTGGGCGTCGGCAACGCCATCGTCGACGTGCTCGCCTCCGTCCCCGACGCCTTCATCGACAAGCACGGCCTGGCCAAGGACGCCATGCTGCTGATCGACGAGGACCGGGCGAAGGCGCTCTACGAGGCGTTCCCTCCCGGCCAGGAGATTTCCGGCGGATCGGCGGCGAACACGCTTGCCGGGATCGCGAGCCTGGGGGGGCGCGGCGCCTATATCGGCAAGGTCGCCGACGATCAGCTGGGCGAGGTCTTCGCCCATGATCTGCGCGCTGCGGGCGTTCACTACGACACCGCACCGCTGAAAGACGGCCCGGCCACGGCGCGCTGCCTGATCGCGGTGCCGCCCGACGCGCGCCGGGCGATGAACACCTTCCTGGGCGCCTCCACCATGATGAGCGAGACCGATATCGACGAGTCCCTCATCAAGGACGCGGGGATCGTGTTTCTCGAGGGCTATCTGTTCGACCGCCCCGAAGCCAAGGCGGCCTTCGTCAAGGCCTCCGAGTTTGCGAAGAAGCACGGCCGGCGCGTCGCGCTGACCCTGTCGGACGTGTTTTGCGTGGAGCGTCATCGCGACAGCTTCCGCGACCTTGTGAAGAACCATATCGACATCCTGCTCGCCAACGAGGCCGAGCTGAAATCGCTCTATGAGACCGAGGATTTCGACAGCGCGCTGACCCAGGTGCGCAGCGAGGTCGAGATCGCCGCGGTGACGCGCTCGGAAAAGGGCGCGGTGATCGTCTCCGGCCAGGAAACCGCCGAGGTTCCCGCCGAGCCCGTCGAGAAAGTCGTCGACACCACCGGCGCGGGCGACCTGTTCGCCGCAGGTCTTCTGATCGGTCTGGCCCGCGGGACGAGCCTTGCGGTGGCGGGCCGTCTCGGCGTGATCGCGGCGGGCGAGATCATCTCCCACATGGGCGCGCGTCCGAACGTGCGGCTTCACGAGCTCGTGAACCGTGCGGGCCTCGAGCTGCCCCCCGCCAGCTGA
- a CDS encoding universal stress protein: MTVRKFLVIADGSDESRTAAYFAARRARNTGGSVTILAVAQTEQGFEHWLGVGETMRAEAMEAAETALESLAEDVEGVTETRPELILKEGDLLACLRTLVADDPSIAILVLGAATDGGGPGPLVGALSRPRGLFEDRQIPVTVVPGGLSREDVKALS, encoded by the coding sequence ATGACCGTGCGCAAATTCCTCGTCATTGCAGACGGCTCCGACGAGAGCCGCACAGCGGCATACTTCGCCGCACGCCGGGCGCGCAACACCGGCGGGTCGGTGACGATCCTCGCCGTGGCCCAGACCGAGCAGGGCTTCGAGCACTGGCTGGGCGTGGGCGAAACCATGCGCGCCGAAGCCATGGAGGCGGCCGAGACCGCGCTCGAAAGCCTGGCCGAGGACGTCGAAGGCGTCACCGAAACCCGGCCTGAGCTGATCCTGAAGGAAGGCGATCTGCTCGCCTGCCTCAGAACGCTGGTCGCCGACGATCCCTCGATCGCCATCCTCGTGCTCGGCGCGGCCACCGACGGCGGCGGGCCCGGCCCCCTCGTGGGCGCGCTGTCGCGGCCCAGGGGCCTGTTCGAGGACCGGCAGATCCCCGTCACCGTGGTGCCCGGCGGGCTGTCGCGCGAGGACGTGAAGGCGCTGAGCTGA
- a CDS encoding NifU family protein, with the protein MFIQTEITPNPETLKFLPGREISPEAPREFATPEEAQASRLARELFAVEGVVRVFAGADFVSVTKAEGVEWAHIRPAVLGAIMDALESGQDLFDGAAGEGGAAQSDDPIIREIVEVLDTRVRPAVARDGGDIVFHSYDEASGIVMLHMRGACAGCPSSTMTLKMGIENLLKHYVPEVKGVEAVV; encoded by the coding sequence ATGTTCATCCAGACCGAAATCACGCCGAACCCCGAGACGCTGAAATTCCTGCCCGGCCGGGAGATCAGCCCCGAGGCGCCGCGCGAATTCGCCACCCCTGAAGAGGCGCAAGCCTCGCGCTTGGCCCGCGAGCTCTTCGCTGTCGAAGGCGTGGTGCGGGTCTTCGCCGGCGCCGATTTCGTCTCGGTGACCAAGGCCGAGGGCGTTGAATGGGCCCATATCCGCCCCGCCGTTCTGGGCGCGATCATGGACGCGCTGGAAAGCGGGCAGGACCTGTTCGACGGCGCAGCCGGCGAGGGCGGGGCGGCGCAGTCCGACGATCCCATAATCCGGGAAATCGTCGAAGTGCTGGACACCCGCGTGCGCCCGGCCGTGGCGCGCGACGGCGGGGACATTGTGTTCCACTCCTACGACGAAGCCAGCGGGATCGTGATGCTGCACATGCGCGGTGCCTGCGCAGGCTGCCCGTCCTCGACGATGACCCTGAAAATGGGCATCGAGAACCTCCTCAAGCACTACGTGCCCGAGGTGAAGGGCGTCGAGGCGGTGGTTTAG
- a CDS encoding malonic semialdehyde reductase, with product MSAETQNAEPNEGQPLAKPDRHAILPDHSLEQLFRGARTFYSWEERDVSDTTLRALYELLQFGPTSANQSPARFLFLKGESQEKLRPHLIEPNIEKTLTAPVTVVVAWDWNFHDKIPDLFPHNPEAKEWFASDEARFENGFRNSSLQGAYLIMAARALGLDCGPMSGFDKEGVDETFFKNDPEMGAWRSNFLCNIGYGTTDKLFPRLPKLSFEAGAKILK from the coding sequence ATGTCCGCCGAGACCCAGAACGCCGAGCCGAACGAAGGTCAGCCGCTGGCCAAGCCCGACCGGCACGCGATCCTGCCCGATCACAGCCTCGAACAGCTGTTCCGCGGTGCGCGCACCTTCTATTCCTGGGAGGAGCGCGACGTCTCCGACACGACGCTGCGAGCGCTCTACGAGCTTCTTCAGTTCGGACCGACCAGCGCGAACCAGTCCCCGGCGCGCTTCCTGTTCCTGAAGGGCGAGAGCCAGGAAAAGCTGCGCCCGCATCTGATCGAACCCAATATCGAAAAGACGCTGACCGCCCCGGTGACCGTGGTGGTCGCCTGGGACTGGAATTTCCACGACAAGATCCCCGACCTGTTCCCGCACAATCCCGAAGCGAAAGAGTGGTTCGCCTCTGACGAGGCGCGGTTCGAGAACGGGTTCAGGAACTCCTCGCTCCAGGGCGCCTATCTGATCATGGCCGCCCGTGCGCTGGGGCTCGATTGCGGGCCGATGAGCGGGTTCGACAAGGAAGGCGTGGACGAGACCTTCTTCAAGAACGATCCCGAAATGGGCGCCTGGCGGTCGAACTTCCTGTGCAATATCGGCTACGGCACCACCGACAAGCTGTTCCCCCGCCTGCCCAAGCTGAGCTTCGAGGCCGGCGCCAAGATCCTGAAATAG
- the tsaB gene encoding tRNA (adenosine(37)-N6)-threonylcarbamoyltransferase complex dimerization subunit type 1 TsaB — MTPVLVLDTIGPWCAAALDTANGRFVRVEEIGRGHAERLAPMVEALLAEAGLPAGALSRIGVNTGPGSFAGARVGVSFARGLALSTGAQAIGIGLLPALARRADPKAERTVMAVHDARRGELLWTIFAHGAAVTGLERGRAEDAIEELEAYGDIHLTGSGASLLGADPAHFDPAPPLDALIALTREAAPDAPRPAPVYARPPDAKLPGGAEPA, encoded by the coding sequence ATGACCCCTGTTCTCGTACTCGACACGATCGGACCCTGGTGCGCGGCGGCGCTGGACACCGCCAATGGGCGCTTCGTGCGCGTCGAGGAGATCGGCCGAGGCCACGCCGAGCGCCTGGCCCCGATGGTCGAGGCGCTGCTGGCCGAGGCCGGCCTGCCCGCCGGCGCGCTGTCGCGCATCGGGGTGAACACCGGGCCGGGCAGCTTCGCCGGCGCGCGGGTGGGCGTGTCGTTCGCGCGCGGTCTGGCGCTGAGCACCGGCGCGCAGGCGATCGGGATCGGGCTCCTGCCCGCCCTCGCCCGCCGCGCCGACCCGAAAGCCGAACGCACGGTCATGGCCGTGCATGACGCAAGGCGCGGCGAGCTTCTGTGGACGATCTTCGCCCATGGCGCCGCGGTGACGGGGCTCGAACGCGGCCGCGCCGAAGACGCGATCGAAGAGCTTGAAGCCTACGGCGACATTCATCTGACCGGATCGGGCGCGTCGCTTCTGGGGGCCGATCCGGCCCATTTCGATCCCGCCCCGCCGCTGGACGCGCTGATCGCCCTGACACGCGAGGCCGCCCCCGACGCGCCCCGGCCCGCGCCGGTTTACGCCAGGCCGCCCGACGCGAAGCTGCCCGGCGGCGCCGAGCCGGCCTAG
- a CDS encoding HAD family phosphatase: MHSVIFDCDGVLVNTEAIVVDIEIAAMAELGVTYDRDAYIARYVGCSEEDFEAGLDADHRAVHGGGLPAGFMDALEARRVRALEREVAAIDGVREFAASLDCPRAVASSSRTPVLKMKLRKTGLAPLFGAHVHGGSDVAHAKPAPDLFLRAADGLCADPADCLVVEDSVYGVTAARRAGMTAWGFIGGGHCPDGHGRGLAAAGAERVFGSYAALSAAYHERAFA; encoded by the coding sequence ATGCATAGCGTGATTTTCGATTGTGACGGGGTTCTCGTGAACACCGAGGCGATCGTGGTGGACATCGAGATCGCCGCCATGGCCGAGCTAGGCGTGACCTATGACCGCGACGCTTACATCGCGCGCTATGTCGGCTGCAGCGAGGAGGATTTCGAGGCCGGTCTCGACGCCGACCATCGTGCGGTTCACGGCGGCGGCCTGCCGGCAGGCTTCATGGACGCGCTCGAAGCCCGGCGGGTCCGGGCACTGGAACGCGAAGTCGCCGCCATCGACGGCGTGCGCGAGTTCGCCGCCTCGCTGGATTGCCCGCGCGCGGTCGCCTCGTCCTCGCGCACGCCGGTTCTGAAAATGAAGCTCAGAAAGACCGGGCTCGCGCCGTTGTTCGGCGCGCATGTCCATGGCGGGTCGGACGTGGCGCACGCCAAGCCCGCGCCGGACCTGTTCCTGCGCGCCGCGGACGGGCTGTGCGCCGATCCGGCCGACTGCCTGGTGGTTGAGGACAGCGTCTACGGGGTCACCGCCGCGCGCCGGGCCGGGATGACCGCCTGGGGCTTCATCGGCGGCGGGCACTGCCCGGACGGTCACGGGCGAGGCCTGGCCGCAGCCGGGGCCGAGCGCGTGTTCGGCAGCTACGCCGCGCTTTCAGCCGCCTATCACGAGCGCGCCTTCGCCTAG
- a CDS encoding GNAT family N-acetyltransferase: MKPQKVSVRSFGAEAAGLCAQLHAGGFDPGWSEAEMAGLLGSTGVEALILSEVETPLAVALIRTIAGESELLTIAVPEARRGEGLGARLLAACLDQARARGAEAMFLEVSEANAPARALYLRAGFIEVGRRPRYYRDGSDAALMRLAL; this comes from the coding sequence GTGAAACCGCAAAAAGTCTCAGTGCGAAGCTTCGGCGCCGAAGCGGCCGGCCTGTGCGCGCAGCTGCATGCGGGCGGGTTCGACCCTGGCTGGAGCGAAGCCGAGATGGCGGGCCTTTTGGGCTCGACCGGGGTGGAGGCGCTGATCCTCAGCGAAGTGGAAACGCCGCTCGCCGTGGCGCTGATCCGCACCATCGCAGGCGAAAGCGAGCTTCTGACGATCGCCGTACCTGAGGCGCGCCGCGGCGAGGGGCTCGGCGCACGCCTGCTCGCCGCATGCCTTGATCAGGCGCGGGCGCGCGGCGCCGAGGCGATGTTCCTCGAAGTGTCGGAAGCGAACGCGCCCGCGCGCGCGCTCTACCTTCGGGCGGGCTTTATCGAGGTCGGCCGCAGGCCGCGCTATTACCGCGACGGCTCGGACGCGGCGCTGATGCGGCTGGCGCTCTAG
- a CDS encoding Fur family transcriptional regulator codes for MPDRIEKLCIDKGLRMTEQRRTIARVLSEADDHPDAEELHRRASAEDSRISLATVYRTVRLFEEAGIIERHDFRDGRSRYEEAADDHHDHLIDMNSGEVIEFFDEEIERLQEAIARKLGYKLVDHRLELYGVKLKDGE; via the coding sequence ATGCCGGACCGGATCGAAAAGCTCTGCATCGACAAGGGTCTGCGCATGACCGAGCAGCGGCGCACCATTGCGCGCGTGCTCAGCGAGGCCGACGACCATCCCGACGCCGAGGAGCTGCACCGCCGCGCCAGCGCCGAGGACAGCCGGATTTCGCTCGCCACCGTCTACCGCACGGTGCGCCTGTTCGAAGAAGCCGGCATCATCGAGCGCCACGACTTCCGCGACGGCCGCTCGCGCTATGAAGAAGCCGCCGACGACCATCACGACCATCTCATCGATATGAATTCCGGCGAGGTGATCGAATTTTTCGACGAAGAGATCGAGCGCCTGCAAGAAGCCATCGCCCGCAAGCTCGGCTACAAGCTCGTCGATCACCGGCTGGAGCTTTACGGCGTGAAGCTGAAGGACGGCGAGTAG
- the miaB gene encoding tRNA (N6-isopentenyl adenosine(37)-C2)-methylthiotransferase MiaB, producing the protein MSDTTPAPAPSGDKAKKRLFIKTYGCQMNVYDSDRMRDVLSPLGYEPSETPEGADLVILNTCHIREKAAEKVYSELGRLKPLKEAKAAEGSSMTVTVAGCVAQAEGAEIQRRAPVVDLVVGPQTYHKLPELIANVHRGRGEGLDTEFEVEEKFDTLAAPERQVDGYTAFVTVQEGCDKFCTFCVVPYTRGAEWSRPADQVVAEVRQLAAKGVREVTLLGQNVNAYHGEAPAGDEAGGSWGLGRLVRHLALIGGIERIRFTTSHPRDMDEDLISAFADTPKLMPYFHLPVQSGSDKILKSMNRKHTAAEYLDIIARLRAARPDIAISGDMIVGFPGETEADFEATMELVRQVNYASCFSFKYSRRPGTPGAAMFGQVDEAVKTERLARLQALLAEQQLAFNRSMIGRRLPVLFEREGRHDGQLSGRSPYLQAVHCDGPASLIGEIAEVEVTGASKNALAARLVPEETRAA; encoded by the coding sequence ATGAGCGACACGACGCCCGCCCCGGCGCCTTCCGGCGACAAGGCCAAAAAGCGCCTGTTCATCAAGACCTATGGCTGCCAGATGAACGTGTACGATTCAGATCGTATGCGCGATGTTCTGAGCCCGCTGGGCTATGAGCCGAGCGAGACGCCCGAGGGGGCGGATCTCGTCATTCTGAACACCTGCCATATCCGCGAAAAGGCCGCCGAGAAGGTCTATTCCGAGCTGGGCCGGCTGAAGCCCCTGAAGGAGGCCAAGGCCGCCGAAGGCTCGTCGATGACCGTGACGGTGGCGGGCTGTGTGGCCCAGGCCGAAGGCGCGGAGATCCAGCGCCGCGCGCCTGTCGTCGATCTGGTGGTCGGCCCGCAGACCTATCACAAGCTTCCCGAGCTGATCGCCAACGTCCATCGCGGCCGAGGCGAAGGCCTCGACACCGAATTCGAGGTCGAGGAGAAGTTCGACACGCTCGCCGCGCCCGAGCGCCAGGTCGACGGCTACACGGCTTTCGTCACTGTTCAGGAAGGCTGCGACAAGTTCTGCACCTTCTGTGTGGTGCCCTATACGCGTGGCGCGGAGTGGTCGCGGCCGGCGGATCAGGTGGTGGCCGAGGTGCGCCAGCTCGCCGCCAAGGGCGTCCGCGAGGTCACGCTTCTGGGCCAGAACGTCAACGCCTATCACGGCGAAGCGCCGGCGGGCGACGAGGCGGGCGGAAGCTGGGGTCTGGGTCGTCTGGTGCGTCATCTCGCGCTGATCGGCGGGATCGAGCGCATCCGCTTCACCACCAGCCATCCGCGCGACATGGACGAGGATCTGATCTCGGCCTTCGCCGATACGCCCAAGCTGATGCCGTACTTCCACCTGCCGGTTCAGTCGGGCTCGGACAAGATCCTGAAATCGATGAACCGCAAGCACACCGCGGCGGAGTATCTCGACATCATCGCCCGGCTGCGCGCCGCGCGTCCCGATATCGCGATCTCGGGCGACATGATCGTGGGCTTTCCCGGCGAGACCGAGGCCGATTTCGAGGCCACGATGGAGCTTGTGCGGCAGGTGAACTACGCCAGCTGCTTCTCGTTCAAATACTCCCGCCGTCCCGGCACGCCGGGCGCGGCCATGTTCGGCCAGGTTGACGAGGCGGTGAAGACCGAGCGCCTCGCCCGGCTTCAGGCGCTGCTGGCGGAACAGCAGCTCGCCTTCAACCGTTCGATGATCGGCCGCAGGCTGCCGGTGCTGTTCGAGCGCGAGGGCCGGCATGACGGCCAGCTCTCGGGCCGCAGCCCCTATCTGCAGGCGGTCCATTGCGACGGCCCGGCCTCCCTGATCGGCGAGATCGCCGAGGTGGAGGTCACCGGCGC